A stretch of the Streptosporangium sp. NBC_01755 genome encodes the following:
- a CDS encoding serine/threonine-protein kinase has product MAGAGAVAVPGYEVSGVLGQGGFGIVYRARQLAVEREVALKVDNRVLVSERDRRRFMREVTSAGALSGHPHVAHVYDAGVLPDGRPYMVLELCPGGSLLDRMRAEGRLPPAEVTDIGIRIADALSAAHAAGVLHRDIKPANILINRYGNAVLSDFGLATMPSSGSEASVTRESLTPAYAPPEAFELTEPAPAGDVYSLAATLYALLSGRPPRFPESGVVNIAVIMALHRLPVPEIPGVPPELTAVLRDAMAADPARRTPSVAALRDALTSLRPGDDVPASPPRAPRPVSAAPAPSPPYATAPPPYGTPPVQGGPGREPVRSHLTSPGVRGLSGTRPPEHPVSSNTRVFVAVAVAFVILLLAGVGLMYVENRDQNPPAQQRSGTQTLQGDNGLR; this is encoded by the coding sequence GTGGCCGGAGCGGGTGCCGTCGCCGTACCGGGCTACGAGGTGTCCGGGGTGCTCGGCCAGGGTGGTTTCGGGATCGTCTACCGGGCCAGGCAGCTGGCGGTGGAGCGCGAGGTCGCGCTCAAGGTGGACAACCGGGTGCTGGTCTCGGAACGGGACCGGCGCCGTTTCATGCGCGAGGTGACCTCGGCGGGCGCCCTCTCCGGCCACCCGCACGTCGCCCATGTCTATGACGCCGGGGTCCTGCCCGACGGCCGGCCGTACATGGTCCTGGAGCTGTGCCCTGGCGGGTCGCTGCTGGACCGGATGCGCGCCGAGGGGCGGCTGCCGCCGGCCGAGGTCACCGACATCGGCATCCGGATCGCCGACGCGCTGTCGGCGGCGCACGCCGCCGGGGTGCTGCACCGCGACATCAAGCCCGCCAACATCCTGATCAACCGATACGGCAATGCGGTGCTCTCCGACTTCGGCCTGGCCACCATGCCCTCGTCGGGCAGCGAGGCATCGGTGACCAGGGAGTCCCTTACTCCGGCCTATGCTCCACCCGAGGCGTTCGAGCTGACCGAACCCGCCCCCGCGGGCGACGTCTACTCCCTCGCCGCCACGCTGTACGCGCTGCTCTCCGGGCGCCCCCCGCGCTTCCCGGAGAGCGGCGTGGTCAACATCGCGGTCATCATGGCCCTGCACCGCCTGCCCGTCCCCGAGATCCCGGGGGTGCCGCCGGAACTGACCGCCGTGCTCAGGGATGCCATGGCCGCCGACCCCGCGCGGCGCACCCCCTCGGTGGCCGCGCTGCGGGACGCCCTCACGAGCCTGCGTCCGGGGGATGACGTCCCGGCCTCCCCGCCTCGTGCCCCGCGGCCCGTCTCTGCTGCCCCCGCCCCCTCGCCGCCGTACGCCACAGCGCCACCGCCGTACGGCACGCCGCCGGTCCAGGGCGGGCCCGGCAGGGAGCCGGTGCGGTCGCATCTGACCTCTCCTGGGGTGAGAGGACTTTCCGGTACCAGGCCGCCCGAGCATCCCGTCTCGTCGAACACGCGGGTCTTCGTCGCGGTGGCCGTGGCCTTCGTGATCCTGCTGCTGGCCGGGGTCGGGCTCATGTACGTCGAGAACCGCGACCAGAACCCGCCCGCCCAGCAGCGGTCGGGCACGCAGACGCTCCAGGGCGACAATGGCCTCCGGTGA
- a CDS encoding ATP-binding cassette domain-containing protein, with protein sequence MAVILEAVALAKRFGSATAVRKVSLTVKAGQIVGLLGPNGAGKSTTLHMLLGLITPGTGSRRAGGELRLPG encoded by the coding sequence GTGGCGGTGATTCTCGAGGCTGTGGCGCTGGCGAAGAGGTTCGGTTCGGCGACCGCTGTCCGGAAGGTGAGTCTTACCGTCAAGGCCGGCCAGATCGTCGGACTGCTCGGCCCCAACGGCGCCGGCAAGTCGACGACCCTGCACATGCTCCTCGGCTTGATCACGCCCGGCACCGGGAGCAGGCGTGCCGGTGGTGAGCTTCGACTGCCCGGATAA